In Armatimonadota bacterium, the genomic window AATAATCGGTCGTTTGATCCCAGCAGGCACTGGTTTGCCGGACTATCGTGCTATTGAAGTAGAGCCAGCCGAGAGCAAAGAAGCAATCACTGCCCGCGAGGTACTGTCGGCACAGGCGTTTCTCCCTGCAGGCGAATCGGCTACGGCAGAGTCCAAATCGGGAGAGTCATCTAGTGGAGAAGCCGAAGGTGAAGCGGAGGCGGCTGGGGCAGCTATATAAATGCATAATCGGCGCTGCTGCTAATGACAGACTTGGCTCTTGGCGAGAATGTGACAAAAATATCACAGAAAACTTCAGTACGGATTGTTGACAAACTGCGGGCCATTTAGTATACTATATCGGTTTGTTAGAATAGTCGCGGTGACGAATTGATTGCTTTGCCTAACTTTCTCGGCGAGGCAGTTGACAAGTTCCATTAAGGTGCTTGTATTGTCGTTCCGCATTAATATAAGGGGGGCGATGCGAGGAAAACATCTCCTCACATAGATAGCTATAAAGTTCACTGCGGACGTCTATGTCTCATTGCCCCTCAAATCGCATGCGAGGGGCAATGTTGTTTGTAGAGAGATTTTGCACAGGCTAATAGCCTATAAAAGTAAGCAATTTTTGAAAGAAACAATAAAGAAGGAAGAGATCCTATGCCAACAATCAGTCAGCTTATTCGAAAAGGACGCAAAAAAGTTAAAAAGAAGAGTGCGGCTCCGGCACTAAGAGGCACACCTCAGAAGCGCGGGGTATGTTTGAGCGTGCGTACTGAAACACCAAAAAAGCCTAACTCAGCACTCCGTAAGATTGCAAAAGTTAGGCTTACAAACGGGATGGAGGTAAAAGCCTACATCCCCGGGATTGGCCATAACCTTCAGGAGCACTCGGTTGTCCTTGTGCGCGGTGGCCGTGTTAAAGACCTTCCGGGTGTCCGCTACCACGTTGTGCGGGGTGCATTGGATGCTGCGGGCACCAAAGATCGGAAGAGTAGTAGATCCAAATACGGAACTAAGAAGCCCAAGTAAATTGGAGGTACGCTAATGCCAAGAAAAGGACCTGTACGAAAACGTGAGATACCACCAGACCCGGTGTACAACAGCACCCTTGTCCAACGCTTTATTAACAGGCTCTTTACAAGGGGCAAGAAAAGCGTGGGCGAAAAAATACTGTATAAAGCACTTGATCTCATTCAACAGAAAACAGGTAAGAGTGGGCTAGAAGTGCTTGAGCAAGCCGTCAAGAACGTAATGCCTGTGGTTGAAGTAAGACCTAGGCGCGTTGGTGGTGCCACGTATCAAGTTCCTGTGGAGGTCAGGTCCGACCGCCGTCTATCTCTTGCGATACGGTGGATTATAACGTTCGCACGCAAGCGACCCGGATATACAATGATTGAAAAGTTGGCAGGGGAAATTATGGATGCTGCGGCTAATACCGGGGCATCCGTTAAAAAGAAAGAAGATACCCATAGGATGGCGGAAGCTAATAAAGCGTTTGCCCACTACAGGTGGTAGTTGCCCATTGGGTGCTCCCTGGGCAACATCGCCCAGGGTAGCAGCCAAATTGGGGGTGGAGTAATTGAGGAAAGATTACGATTTAGAGAAAACAAGAAATATAGGAATAGCCGCGCACATTGATGCGGGCAAGACTACCACCACAGAACGCATCCTGTTCTACTCAGGCCGAATCCATAGAATGGGCGAAGTGGATGACGGGGCAGCCACTATGGACTGGATGGAGCAGGAACAGGAGCGCGGAATCACAATCACATCTGCGGCAACAACCTGCTTCTGGCGGGACCATAGGATTAATATAATCGACACACCAGGGCATGTAGACTTCACTGTAGAAGTTGAAAGGTCCCTCAGGGTCCTTGATGGTGTTATTGCAATATTCTGCGCCGTGGGTGGCGTTCAGCCTCAGTCTGAAACAGTCTGGAGGCAGGCTAATAAGTATCGCGTCCCGAGGATAGCCTTCGTAAACAAAATGGATAGACTTGGGGCGGATTTCTATAGGGTAGTTGCTCGAATTCGCGAGCGCCTTGGAGCAAATGCAATCCCTATTCAGCTCCCCATAGGAGCCGAATCCGCATTTGAGGGCATTGTTGATTTGCTACAAATGAGGGCTATCCATTACCTTGATGAGCTAGGAACTCAAATAAGGGAGACCGACGTGCCCGCCGATATGCTAAACAATGCCCTTGAACATCGCGAGGCTATGATTGAGGCTCTGGCTGAGGTAGACGAAAATCTTATGGACATATACCTAGAAGGCGGCAGGATTACAGTTGAAGCTCTCAAAGCTGCAATCCGAAAAGGCACGCTTTCTGGGCAAATAGTCCCTGTGCTTTGTGGTGCGGCGTTCAAAAACAAGGGAATCCAACCCTTGATGGACGCAATTGTGGATTACCTCCCTTCGCCGCTTGATATAGACGCAGTAATAGGCACGAACCCAAAGACAGGCGAAATAGAAACCCGAAGCCCAGATGAAAGCCAGCCGTTCAGCGCATTGGCGTTTAAGATAATGTCCGACCCCTATGTTGGAAGACTGACTTTCATTCGGGCGTACTCGGGACGCTTATCGAAGGGTGCTCATGTCTTTAACTCGACTCGCGGTGTTAGGGAACGTATTGGGCGAATTTTGCGAATGCACGCAAACCATAGGGAAGATATAGAGCAAGTTCGTGCGGGCGATATAGTGGCAGTTGTTGGGTTGCAGAGCACCGTGACGGGTGACACGCTCTGCGAGCAGAATCACCCTATCGTTTTGGAGGCAATCCAATTTCCGGTGCCGGTAATCTCAGTGGCT contains:
- the fusA gene encoding elongation factor G; translation: MRKDYDLEKTRNIGIAAHIDAGKTTTTERILFYSGRIHRMGEVDDGAATMDWMEQEQERGITITSAATTCFWRDHRINIIDTPGHVDFTVEVERSLRVLDGVIAIFCAVGGVQPQSETVWRQANKYRVPRIAFVNKMDRLGADFYRVVARIRERLGANAIPIQLPIGAESAFEGIVDLLQMRAIHYLDELGTQIRETDVPADMLNNALEHREAMIEALAEVDENLMDIYLEGGRITVEALKAAIRKGTLSGQIVPVLCGAAFKNKGIQPLMDAIVDYLPSPLDIDAVIGTNPKTGEIETRSPDESQPFSALAFKIMSDPYVGRLTFIRAYSGRLSKGAHVFNSTRGVRERIGRILRMHANHREDIEQVRAGDIVAVVGLQSTVTGDTLCEQNHPIVLEAIQFPVPVISVAVEPKTAAEQEKMATALARLAIEDPTFRVHIDEETGQSIISGMGELHLEIILDRLFREFGVQANHGRPQVAYKETIRHAGEGEGRYVRQTGGRGQYGHCILRVEPLGPGEGIKFNTKIKGGEIPKEFFPAIEAGVREALESGVLAGYPVIDVGVTLIGGSYHEVDSSEVAFKIAGSMAVKAALKNAEPALKEPIMAVEVVTPEGFMGDVISDLNSRRGQILGMEPGPGGTQIIRAEVPLAEMFGYATSLRSITQGRASYTMEPARYEEVPKDVEEELILKVGGRPIGVSY
- the rpsG gene encoding 30S ribosomal protein S7; the encoded protein is MPRKGPVRKREIPPDPVYNSTLVQRFINRLFTRGKKSVGEKILYKALDLIQQKTGKSGLEVLEQAVKNVMPVVEVRPRRVGGATYQVPVEVRSDRRLSLAIRWIITFARKRPGYTMIEKLAGEIMDAAANTGASVKKKEDTHRMAEANKAFAHYRW
- the rpsL gene encoding 30S ribosomal protein S12, with amino-acid sequence MPTISQLIRKGRKKVKKKSAAPALRGTPQKRGVCLSVRTETPKKPNSALRKIAKVRLTNGMEVKAYIPGIGHNLQEHSVVLVRGGRVKDLPGVRYHVVRGALDAAGTKDRKSSRSKYGTKKPK